The sequence below is a genomic window from Colletotrichum destructivum chromosome 4, complete sequence.
TCTGTCGGGGAATCGGTTGATTGCACCCTATGACCCGGCTTGTTGAGGCCTGGAACTGACACGATGTAGTCCACCGCCGAGTCACTTTCATCTCTGCGATCCAGCATTCTTGACTATCGCCGAGAGAATGGACGCACGTATCATCGCATGAGCGATGGAAGTGAGAAATCAATCATTGACTAGGGATTGACTTGGAAGCTAATAGCGACAGAATATGCTTTTCCCAACGATGAGGTATGGTCTCGCGACTCACTGGCATGCAATGCTGCTTCTAATGCGACAGAAATCTGCAGTTGGAGCAAGACCGTTTAGGTAGAGGTTTCATGGGATGTTAAGCCGGCTTAAGCTGACTTTTTTGTAGACCTGACCCATCATCTTTGGGGACTAACTTGGGACGGCAACATTTGCAACAGCCCCAAGAAGGATGGTGCCAAAAGGGTTCTAGACGTTGGCACTGGTACAGGAGTCTGGGCTATGGACTATGGTAGGCCATCCACCCAAGCCTAGTTGTTTGTATACTGACTTTGTGCTAGCTGATGAGCACCCGGAATCCATCGTTCGTCCATCAGTTTACTGTTCATGCTACTGAGGACCTAATTTGCGTGTAGGTTCTTGGCGTCGATCTCAGTCCAATTCAGCCTCAATTGTAATTACTTCCCTAACCTCATAGACGTTATGCACCCAGCTGACAAGCTTTCGCAGTGTGCCTCCCAATTGCAGCTTTGAGGTCGATGACGTTGAGAAAGAGTGGACTTGGCGGGAACCGTTCGATTTCATCTTCATCAGATCCATGATTGCGAGCTTTTCCAGTTGGCCAGATATGATTGCCAAAGCCTATGAGTGAGTCCTTTCTTTACTGACATTAATCTAAGATTATTAACAAATGTAGAAACCTTGAGCCTGGCGGTTACATTGAGTTGCAAGACAGCATGTTTCCAATGTTGTGCCAGGATGGCACCATGACCGAGGACTTCAAACCCTTGAAATGGTCAAACATGGTTACCGAGGCTACGGAAAAGTTAGGACGCTCGATGTTCGTTGCCGCTAGCTTCAAGCAGATGCTCGAGGATGCTGGCTTTGTCGACGTCGTAGAGAGGAGAAAAGTGTGGCCTTTCAACCCGTGGCCAAAGGACGCGAAGCTCAGGGAGCTGGGTTTTTGGGCGCAGGAATCTGCGTTCAAAGGGATCGAAGCGATAACAATGGCCTTGTTCACTCGTGTGCTTGATTGGAGCCCGGAAGAGGCAAGGGTGTTCTGTGCCGAGGTCAGGAATGAGCACAAGAAGATTGAAGTTCATGCGTACTACGAGATGTAAGTTCCTGCCATCAACCCTTCCTGATGAACCGTGCATGACTAAACTTCACCAGCTACGGAGTATGGGGCCGCAAGCCTGAGGAGACAGATGAGGACGAAGCGGCGGCTGCTCCggccccgcccccgccccctgcTCCAGccccagcttcttctccttcttctgtcccagcttcttctcctgccccagccccagcttctgcttctgctcccACTACCACTCTTGCTTCTGCTCCCGCCCCTGCCCCTGCCCCTGCCAGAGCT
It includes:
- a CDS encoding Putative S-adenosyl-L-methionine-dependent methyltransferase superfamily, producing the protein MADAQQQEFEDFQTDDGASSVGESSTAESLSSLRSSILDYRRENGRTYHRMSDGKYAFPNDELEQDRLDLTHHLWGLTWDGNICNSPKKDGAKRVLDVGTGTGVWAMDYADEHPESIVLGVDLSPIQPQFVPPNCSFEVDDVEKEWTWREPFDFIFIRSMIASFSSWPDMIAKAYENLEPGGYIELQDSMFPMLCQDGTMTEDFKPLKWSNMVTEATEKLGRSMFVAASFKQMLEDAGFVDVVERRKVWPFNPWPKDAKLRELGFWAQESAFKGIEAITMALFTRVLDWSPEEARVFCAEVRNEHKKIEVHAYYEIYGVWGRKPEETDEDEAAAAPAPPPPPAPAPASSPSSVPASSPAPAPASASAPTTTLASAPAPAPAPARAGDES